The Methylomicrobium agile genome has a segment encoding these proteins:
- a CDS encoding Lon protease family protein encodes MTTVSKLPVESLKLHIDLSGVDLEGTSLPDAPILGQERAQSALEFGVAMARPGYNIYVMGELGLGRLSMITQHLHAIAEKQSAPSSYAYADNFQNPREPVAIELPSEYGSVFSADIEQLIDNLLATFPAAFESPTYQQKKTAIERQFNQYYNNAIEKVDQKALEMSIALFRESEQISFSPIRDGKALDDAQFTQLPQAERDLFHKQIEELEEYLSDVLLELPQWRRSLADKIKQLDNDTISQAIEPLFAELNDKYQNIDDVITYLAEIDKNLRTTIADFLMPGRTADPREFANRRQVLLELYAPNILVDNKLEHGAPVIHEPHPTYQNVFGRIEYSSEQGTLVTNYRRICAGSLHRANGGYLILDAEKLLTHPFVWEGLKRALQAGRIEIESPYSDLGINTITLKPEVIPLNVKVILVGSRDLYYLLEELDSEFNAMFKILADFDHYIPRDAVSMQRFAQLMNRHAQDSGAKPLARSAIEALIEHSCRLAEDQHRFSARITESLDIIGEANLFCLQTGGDRIGREQIEEALAAREFRNGRLAEMMLEEVLDGTILIDTEGSAVGKINGLTVLEIGGSSFGAPARITTTVSPGSRGIVDIEREAELGKEIHSKGVLILTGYLGHTYAQQFPLAVSASIAIEQSYGEVDGDSASLAELCCLISALTRIPIKQSFTVTGSINQYGEVQAVGGVNEKIEGYFRLCKARGLVGHHAVIIPAANKRNLVLKQEVIDAVAKGQFSIYAVTSVDETLELLTGEPAGTVDHNGNYPENSINAKAISRLKEISDMANEDEEKSEGA; translated from the coding sequence GGAACGTCATTGCCCGATGCGCCGATCCTCGGGCAGGAACGTGCGCAGTCGGCGCTCGAATTCGGCGTGGCGATGGCGCGTCCCGGCTACAACATTTACGTGATGGGCGAATTGGGGCTCGGCCGGCTGTCGATGATCACTCAGCATCTGCACGCGATTGCCGAAAAACAGTCCGCGCCGTCGTCGTATGCCTATGCGGATAACTTCCAGAATCCGCGCGAGCCGGTCGCAATCGAATTGCCGTCCGAATATGGCAGCGTCTTCAGTGCCGATATCGAACAATTGATCGACAATCTTCTGGCGACCTTCCCGGCGGCGTTCGAAAGTCCGACCTATCAGCAGAAAAAGACCGCGATCGAGCGCCAGTTCAATCAGTATTACAATAACGCAATCGAGAAAGTCGATCAAAAAGCGCTGGAGATGAGCATTGCGCTGTTCCGGGAAAGCGAACAGATTTCGTTCTCGCCGATTCGCGACGGCAAGGCGCTCGACGATGCCCAGTTTACGCAGTTGCCGCAGGCCGAGCGCGACCTCTTTCACAAACAGATCGAGGAGCTTGAAGAATATTTGAGCGACGTGCTGCTCGAACTGCCGCAGTGGCGTCGCTCGCTGGCCGACAAGATCAAACAGCTCGACAACGACACGATCAGCCAGGCCATCGAACCCTTGTTCGCCGAACTGAACGACAAGTACCAGAATATCGACGACGTGATCACCTACCTCGCCGAGATCGACAAGAACCTGCGCACCACGATTGCGGACTTCCTGATGCCGGGACGGACCGCCGATCCCCGCGAATTCGCGAACCGGCGGCAGGTGCTGCTCGAACTCTATGCGCCGAACATTCTGGTCGACAACAAGCTCGAACACGGCGCGCCGGTGATCCACGAGCCGCACCCAACTTATCAGAACGTGTTCGGGCGAATCGAATACTCCAGCGAACAGGGCACCCTGGTCACCAATTACCGGCGCATCTGCGCGGGCTCCCTACATCGGGCGAACGGCGGCTACCTGATCCTCGACGCGGAAAAACTGCTGACCCACCCGTTCGTCTGGGAAGGGTTGAAACGTGCGCTGCAAGCCGGCAGAATCGAAATCGAATCGCCCTATTCGGACCTCGGGATCAACACGATCACGCTGAAACCGGAAGTGATTCCGCTGAACGTGAAGGTGATCCTGGTCGGTTCCCGGGACCTTTATTACCTGCTCGAAGAACTCGACAGCGAATTCAACGCGATGTTCAAGATCCTCGCCGACTTCGACCATTACATTCCGCGCGATGCGGTATCGATGCAGCGGTTTGCGCAGTTGATGAACCGGCATGCGCAAGATTCGGGCGCGAAACCCTTGGCCCGAAGCGCGATCGAGGCGCTGATCGAACACAGTTGCCGGCTGGCCGAAGACCAGCATCGTTTTTCCGCGCGGATCACCGAATCACTCGACATCATCGGCGAAGCGAACCTGTTCTGTCTGCAGACAGGCGGCGACCGGATCGGTCGGGAGCAGATCGAAGAGGCGCTGGCCGCCCGCGAATTCCGCAACGGCCGTCTCGCTGAAATGATGCTCGAAGAAGTGCTCGACGGCACGATTCTGATCGATACCGAAGGCAGCGCGGTCGGCAAGATCAACGGCCTGACCGTGCTCGAAATCGGCGGCAGCAGCTTCGGCGCGCCGGCCCGGATCACCACGACGGTCTCTCCCGGCTCGCGCGGCATCGTCGACATCGAGCGCGAAGCGGAACTCGGCAAGGAAATCCATTCGAAAGGGGTACTGATTCTGACCGGCTACCTCGGCCATACCTACGCACAGCAGTTTCCGCTCGCGGTCTCGGCCAGCATCGCGATCGAGCAGTCCTACGGCGAAGTCGACGGCGACAGCGCCTCGCTGGCCGAACTGTGCTGCCTGATTTCGGCGCTGACCCGCATCCCGATCAAGCAATCGTTCACGGTGACCGGCTCGATCAATCAATACGGCGAAGTGCAGGCGGTCGGCGGCGTGAACGAAAAGATCGAAGGTTATTTCCGGCTGTGCAAGGCGCGCGGACTGGTCGGCCATCATGCGGTGATCATTCCGGCCGCGAACAAACGCAATCTGGTCCTGAAACAGGAAGTGATCGATGCGGTCGCGAAGGGGCAATTTTCGATTTATGCGGTCACCAGCGTCGACGAGACGCTCGAATTATTGACCGGGGAACCTGCGGGCACGGTCGATCACAACGGCAATTACCCGGAAAACAGCATCAACGCCAAGGCCATTTCCCGCTTGAAGGAAATCTCGGACATGGCGAACGAGGATGAGGAGAAATCCGAAGGCGCCTGA
- a CDS encoding PhnD/SsuA/transferrin family substrate-binding protein has translation MSGMISSFSIQPVSEQDNRYCYNFIGSIDAHANPVLEPLTAIPSKAHVLLDFSQVDRVNSMGLSLLLKLFEEWERKKIRVEVQSLDRMISMLFKITGLGRFVKSDGHSAAADALPAAAVPAPRDAEARQKSPDAAHDKLNFVASLQSGHQLTGWYLLNTYLQRRMKKAIHFEQSAEHLDGDYTDLLFAKPFEACAMIKRYGFVPAMRPMAEVDEVVLLTRVDDRRTLPEYHGVCVGTATKDSFVYLLGRFLCDESGIDSTKFTYDFAGNEIKVLQSLIRKKCDLVFMLKKSYEGLSSFSRNNVRKLDESETHFACHLFCVAPHLQDEGRLLADILKDMENDEQGRTILRDIQISGWCKPEPGEVQMLQMVYDRYAG, from the coding sequence ATGAGCGGCATGATCAGCAGTTTTTCCATCCAGCCCGTTTCCGAGCAGGACAACCGCTATTGTTACAATTTCATCGGTTCGATCGATGCGCATGCCAATCCGGTGCTGGAGCCGTTGACCGCCATACCGTCGAAGGCGCATGTGTTGCTGGACTTCAGCCAGGTCGATCGGGTCAATTCGATGGGCCTGTCGCTGTTGCTGAAATTGTTCGAAGAATGGGAGCGGAAAAAAATCCGCGTGGAGGTGCAAAGCCTGGACCGGATGATCAGCATGTTGTTCAAAATTACCGGCCTTGGACGCTTCGTCAAGTCAGACGGTCATTCCGCCGCCGCGGACGCTTTGCCCGCGGCCGCCGTTCCCGCGCCGCGGGACGCCGAGGCCAGACAGAAAAGTCCGGATGCCGCGCACGACAAGTTGAATTTCGTGGCCAGCCTGCAGTCGGGGCACCAATTGACCGGTTGGTATCTGCTCAATACGTATCTGCAGCGCCGCATGAAAAAAGCGATCCATTTCGAACAGTCGGCGGAGCATCTGGACGGCGACTACACCGACCTGTTGTTCGCAAAACCGTTTGAAGCTTGCGCAATGATCAAACGTTACGGTTTCGTGCCGGCGATGCGTCCGATGGCGGAGGTCGACGAAGTGGTTCTGCTGACCCGGGTGGATGATCGGCGGACCTTGCCCGAGTATCATGGGGTGTGCGTAGGCACGGCGACGAAGGACAGCTTTGTGTATTTGCTGGGCCGGTTTTTATGCGACGAAAGCGGTATCGACTCGACGAAATTTACCTACGATTTTGCCGGCAATGAAATCAAGGTACTTCAATCACTGATTCGAAAAAAATGCGATCTGGTTTTCATGCTGAAAAAATCGTACGAAGGGCTTTCTTCGTTCAGCCGCAACAATGTCCGCAAGCTTGACGAAAGCGAAACTCACTTCGCCTGCCATCTTTTTTGCGTGGCCCCTCATCTGCAAGATGAAGGCAGGCTGCTGGCCGATATTTTGAAGGATATGGAAAACGACGAGCAAGGCAGAACGATTCTGCGCGACATCCAGATCAGCGGCTGGTGCAAACCTGAACCGGGCGAAGTTCAGATGCTGCAAATGGTATATGACCGCTACGCCGGTTAG
- a CDS encoding PP2C family protein-serine/threonine phosphatase, with translation MQDLFRRLVGRMLEQYATVLFVLAGVATITYFVLITDLRSQEGNALLVKMSTEQGKVVQDINVMLSQKVFAGLNGMDRKPDGKILVSLNELEQMHMSLRDGDRYIREGDRLMRVSGNLPADLKFIYFNKSKPLDHLVRDYLALARKIQRIPAKELLPSNPDLQKLLFTLSPLLLEDMNKVSSIYQRQTEFMLGSTANKQHLMFAILLASLALVGVLLLQPMVQRLKESALKMRQEKAFADNVIHTTQALIIGLDADGKIVLFNHHAEENTGWPETELKGKDFFDQFIPTEEQAELRALFSGMMAGTVEFAEATETRMRISTGDYLHVVWNPTVIKNSASGMPMMFLNTGIDITERKEAEKKVQKAHAELAQLSARLQGEVNLAATLQRSILPQPTIELPGLQGVANMLTSSEVGGDYYDYYKVSGHHSILMVGDVSGHGVAAGTMVGAAKAGIYPLIHEGVTSPSEILNSLNDTMRATAQQSLLMTMACLSLDAHTGKLAFANAGHVLPYLLKRGAQSWQMLEASGLPLGKSADSDYQESVLELTLEVGDRLFLYTDGLVEEESPSGEPFGYDRLEAILNANTDVEDAEQLRNRILDALRRHCRSMLYSDDVTMMIVTHSDRVAQTAASNEVSDIIRISENFYRQGDHPIPRIAKEYVVFLAEQDYSDLLPRFSQDGICRILPRHDDFCKKLGWNHLLNQHNESPDDDLYALMPGRAQYRHFQLTHTDDKSFIVEEIHAWLKDQGHIPKDQLDALMMVLDEMTENSLYAAPRDGKGVAYYVKGESRELSSHEEVRIDIAVSEDILGLMITDNWGTLTPGVFLKNLAHAMSEGVEAGVGGVGLYMMWRMSDYLQIRVHPQKRTQVTTLWDLHGSVDMGVESGLQFLYHSEYESAYQMRASI, from the coding sequence ATGCAAGATCTATTTCGACGTTTGGTCGGGAGAATGCTGGAGCAATATGCGACAGTGCTTTTCGTGCTGGCCGGCGTAGCCACCATTACCTATTTCGTTCTCATTACCGACCTTCGCAGCCAGGAAGGCAATGCGCTTCTCGTGAAAATGAGCACCGAACAAGGCAAGGTCGTTCAGGACATCAACGTGATGCTGAGCCAGAAAGTCTTTGCCGGACTGAACGGCATGGACCGCAAGCCGGACGGAAAAATACTCGTCAGTTTGAACGAACTGGAACAGATGCACATGTCGCTGCGGGACGGCGACCGCTACATCAGGGAAGGAGACCGGCTGATGCGCGTATCCGGGAATCTGCCGGCCGATCTCAAATTCATCTATTTCAACAAAAGCAAGCCGCTCGATCATCTGGTCAGGGACTATCTCGCCCTGGCCCGTAAAATACAGAGAATTCCAGCGAAAGAGCTTCTCCCTTCCAATCCGGATCTGCAGAAATTATTGTTTACGCTATCGCCGTTGCTGTTGGAGGATATGAATAAAGTCAGCTCGATTTATCAGCGCCAGACCGAATTCATGTTGGGCAGTACCGCCAACAAACAGCATCTGATGTTTGCGATTCTGCTCGCGTCCCTGGCACTGGTCGGCGTGCTGCTGCTGCAGCCGATGGTGCAGCGCCTGAAGGAAAGCGCGCTGAAAATGCGGCAGGAAAAGGCATTCGCCGATAACGTGATCCATACGACCCAGGCATTGATCATCGGCCTCGATGCGGACGGTAAAATCGTTTTATTCAATCATCATGCCGAGGAAAATACCGGCTGGCCGGAAACCGAACTGAAGGGCAAGGATTTTTTCGACCAATTTATCCCCACAGAGGAACAAGCTGAACTGCGCGCGCTGTTTTCCGGCATGATGGCAGGGACCGTCGAATTTGCCGAAGCAACCGAAACGCGCATGCGGATCAGTACCGGCGATTATCTGCATGTCGTCTGGAATCCCACCGTGATCAAGAATTCCGCCAGCGGAATGCCGATGATGTTTCTGAATACCGGCATCGACATCACCGAGCGCAAGGAAGCCGAGAAAAAAGTGCAAAAGGCTCATGCCGAACTGGCGCAATTGAGCGCCCGGCTGCAAGGCGAGGTCAATCTGGCCGCTACCCTGCAGCGTTCGATACTGCCGCAGCCCACTATCGAATTGCCCGGTCTGCAGGGCGTCGCGAACATGCTGACTTCGAGCGAAGTCGGCGGCGATTACTACGACTACTATAAAGTGAGCGGGCACCACAGCATTTTGATGGTCGGCGACGTCAGCGGCCACGGCGTTGCGGCCGGCACCATGGTGGGCGCCGCGAAGGCGGGCATATATCCCTTGATCCACGAAGGCGTGACCAGTCCGAGCGAGATACTCAACTCGCTGAACGATACGATGCGCGCGACGGCGCAGCAATCGTTGCTGATGACGATGGCTTGTTTGAGTCTGGATGCGCACACCGGCAAGCTGGCATTTGCGAATGCCGGCCATGTTTTGCCGTATTTATTGAAGCGCGGCGCCCAAAGTTGGCAAATGCTGGAAGCATCCGGTCTGCCGTTGGGGAAGAGCGCCGATTCGGACTATCAGGAGTCCGTGCTCGAATTGACGCTGGAAGTTGGAGACCGCTTGTTTCTCTATACCGACGGACTGGTCGAGGAAGAGTCCCCCAGCGGGGAGCCTTTCGGTTATGACCGCCTCGAAGCGATTCTGAACGCCAATACCGATGTCGAAGACGCGGAGCAGTTGCGCAATCGGATCCTGGACGCGTTGAGGCGGCACTGCCGGAGCATGCTGTATTCCGACGACGTGACGATGATGATCGTGACGCACAGCGACCGCGTGGCGCAGACCGCCGCCAGCAATGAAGTCAGCGATATCATCCGCATTTCGGAAAACTTTTATCGCCAGGGCGACCACCCGATCCCGCGGATTGCGAAGGAATATGTGGTATTCCTTGCCGAACAGGATTATTCCGACCTGTTGCCGCGCTTCAGCCAGGACGGCATTTGCCGGATCCTGCCCAGGCACGACGATTTTTGCAAAAAGTTGGGCTGGAACCACTTGCTGAACCAGCACAACGAATCGCCCGACGACGATTTGTATGCGTTGATGCCCGGCAGGGCGCAATATCGCCATTTTCAATTGACCCATACGGACGACAAATCATTTATCGTGGAAGAGATTCATGCCTGGCTGAAAGATCAGGGACATATTCCCAAAGACCAATTGGACGCCTTGATGATGGTGCTGGACGAGATGACCGAAAACAGCCTCTATGCCGCGCCGCGGGACGGCAAAGGGGTTGCTTATTACGTCAAGGGCGAATCCCGTGAATTGTCGTCGCATGAAGAGGTCCGTATCGACATTGCGGTAAGCGAAGACATCCTCGGTTTGATGATCACCGACAACTGGGGCACCCTGACGCCCGGCGTGTTTTTGAAAAACCTGGCGCACGCGATGTCCGAAGGCGTCGAAGCCGGCGTCGGCGGCGTCGGTCTGTACATGATGTGGCGGATGTCGGATTATTTGCAGATCCGGGTGCATCCGCAGAAACGCACCCAGGTGACGACCCTTTGGGATTTGCACGGCAGCGTCGATATGGGCGTGGAGTCCGGCCTTCAGTTTCTCTATCACAGCGAGTATGAATCGGCTTATCAAATGAGGGCATCGATATGA
- a CDS encoding SPOR domain-containing protein encodes MPRDYKYRAQDPRESARSRRPRQKDGLALWRWMLITALIIGFVVFLFYLASKGARNGTPLQAGNVPVTENAASGPTAKPEDKSTLKVEAVPEPKGPQFDFYTYLPKKEIVVPDHEINTRMREERVGKAKAARYILQVGSYKDAAEADRLRAKLALMGIESRIEKAKVGNVTWHRVTLGPYTRMASVGVIRSRLRQNGIDTIVAEYGQ; translated from the coding sequence ATGCCCAGAGATTACAAATACCGAGCTCAAGACCCCCGCGAATCCGCCCGCAGCCGAAGGCCCAGGCAGAAAGACGGCCTGGCGTTGTGGCGCTGGATGCTGATCACCGCGTTGATTATCGGCTTCGTGGTCTTTTTGTTCTATCTGGCCAGCAAGGGAGCTCGAAACGGGACTCCTTTACAGGCCGGCAATGTGCCGGTTACCGAAAACGCGGCATCCGGCCCGACGGCTAAGCCGGAAGATAAAAGCACGCTGAAGGTCGAGGCGGTGCCCGAGCCGAAAGGCCCTCAGTTCGACTTCTACACCTATCTGCCGAAAAAAGAGATCGTCGTGCCCGATCATGAGATCAACACGCGCATGCGCGAGGAGCGGGTCGGCAAAGCCAAGGCGGCGCGCTATATTCTGCAGGTGGGGTCGTATAAAGACGCGGCGGAAGCCGACCGCCTGCGCGCCAAACTGGCTCTGATGGGGATCGAATCGCGGATCGAGAAGGCCAAGGTCGGAAACGTGACCTGGCACAGGGTGACGCTGGGTCCTTATACGCGCATGGCCAGCGTCGGCGTGATCCGTTCGCGCTTGCGCCAGAACGGTATCGATACGATCGTGGCCGAATACGGGCAATGA
- the argS gene encoding arginine--tRNA ligase — MKKKLEVLLRQAVDTLKNDGTLPQDADPAINIEHSRDPAHGDFASNLALVLAKAAKSNSRQLAEKIAAALPEDDAVTQVEIAGPGFINFFIDPHGQYDTIRTIHDRGSEFGLSKTGVGKRVQVEFVSANPTGPLHVGHGRGAAYGSVVADLLEAAGFDVHREYYVNDAGRQMDILATSLWLRYLEDCGEVLHFPSNGYRGEYVRDISSAIHRASGDAFRFPAQAVFEDIPPDEAQGGDKEIHIDALIARAKKLLGGAHYEHFFQAGLNDILDDIRDDLREFGVEYQEWFSERRLMADDSVAKALDRLRAGGHLYEKDGAVWFASSRLGDEKDRVVQRENGQYTYFASDIAYHMNKLDRGFEELINIWGADHHGYIPRVKAAMTALGADADKLKVLLVQFATLYRGEEKVQMSTRSGEFVTLRQLRNEVGRDAARFFYVLRRSEQHMDFDLKLATSRTNENPVFYVQYAHARVCSVFRQLDEKGLDRDLGLGMDSLGLLKEEHELNLVGRLSRYPEILERAALQHEPHQLILYLRELANDFHAYYNAHPFLVEDAPLRNARLNLIAAVRQVLANGLGLLKITSPETM; from the coding sequence ATGAAAAAAAAATTAGAGGTACTGTTACGCCAGGCCGTCGATACGTTGAAAAACGACGGCACATTGCCGCAGGATGCCGATCCGGCTATTAACATCGAGCACAGCCGGGACCCGGCGCACGGCGATTTTGCATCGAACCTGGCGCTGGTGCTGGCTAAAGCCGCCAAGTCGAATTCCCGCCAGTTGGCCGAGAAGATCGCCGCCGCGCTGCCGGAAGACGATGCGGTCACCCAGGTGGAAATTGCCGGCCCCGGCTTCATCAATTTTTTTATCGATCCGCACGGACAGTACGACACCATCAGGACGATTCATGACCGGGGCAGTGAATTCGGATTAAGCAAGACGGGAGTAGGCAAACGGGTTCAGGTCGAATTCGTCTCGGCCAATCCGACCGGTCCCTTGCATGTGGGGCACGGGCGCGGCGCGGCCTACGGTTCGGTTGTCGCGGACCTGCTCGAAGCGGCCGGTTTCGACGTGCACCGCGAATATTACGTCAACGACGCGGGCCGGCAGATGGATATTCTGGCGACCAGCCTCTGGCTCCGCTATCTCGAAGACTGTGGCGAGGTGCTACATTTTCCCAGCAACGGCTACCGCGGCGAATACGTGCGCGACATTTCCTCGGCCATTCACCGTGCTTCGGGCGATGCGTTCCGTTTTCCGGCTCAGGCGGTGTTCGAGGATATTCCGCCCGACGAAGCGCAGGGCGGCGACAAGGAAATCCATATCGACGCGCTGATCGCCAGGGCCAAGAAGCTGCTCGGCGGCGCACATTACGAGCATTTTTTCCAGGCCGGCCTGAACGACATTCTGGACGACATCCGGGACGATCTCCGGGAATTCGGCGTCGAATACCAGGAATGGTTCTCCGAGCGCCGCCTGATGGCCGACGATTCGGTCGCGAAGGCGCTCGACCGGCTGCGCGCCGGCGGCCATCTTTATGAAAAGGACGGCGCGGTCTGGTTCGCATCGAGCCGGCTGGGCGACGAAAAGGACCGCGTGGTGCAGCGCGAAAACGGCCAATACACCTATTTCGCGTCCGACATCGCCTACCACATGAACAAGCTGGACCGCGGCTTCGAAGAACTCATCAATATCTGGGGCGCGGACCATCACGGCTACATTCCGCGGGTCAAGGCCGCGATGACCGCGCTGGGCGCCGACGCGGACAAGCTGAAGGTGCTGCTGGTGCAGTTCGCGACCCTGTACCGCGGCGAAGAAAAGGTGCAGATGTCGACCCGCTCCGGCGAGTTCGTGACGCTCAGGCAACTGCGCAACGAAGTCGGCAGGGACGCGGCGCGCTTCTTCTACGTGCTGCGCCGTTCCGAGCAGCATATGGATTTCGATCTGAAACTGGCGACCTCCCGAACCAACGAGAACCCGGTGTTCTACGTGCAGTACGCCCATGCGCGGGTGTGCAGCGTGTTTCGGCAGCTCGACGAAAAAGGGCTGGACAGGGACCTTGGGCTCGGGATGGACAGCCTGGGTTTGTTGAAGGAAGAGCACGAGCTGAATCTGGTGGGCCGGCTGTCGCGTTATCCGGAGATACTCGAACGCGCCGCGCTGCAGCACGAGCCGCACCAGTTGATCCTGTACCTGCGCGAACTGGCGAACGATTTCCATGCTTACTATAACGCGCACCCGTTTCTGGTCGAGGATGCGCCGCTGCGCAACGCCCGCCTGAACCTGATCGCCGCGGTCAGGCAGGTGCTCGCCAACGGCTTGGGGCTCTTGAAGATCACTTCGCCCGAAACGATGTAA
- a CDS encoding primosomal protein N', with the protein MAKLQEKAAPILRVAVDVPLYRLFDYEIPETIATERLKPGLRLSVPFGRVQKTGYLVSLEERSEVSGVRLKPIAGVLDREPLLSPGDLRLLHWAARYYHHPLGEVFASAFPSGLRQGRAAVLGRPARYVLTAQGREFEPGLLQRAPRQKLLLEAFRQCPDGLSEAELAASVDNWRPALKQLAAKALLQLDDAEIAFAVAESPPVKGNPVVCNPEQTAAVAEVCAGLDRFGVFLLEGVTGSGKTEVYMQIIGKVLERGLQVLVLLPEITLTPQLENRFRQRFAVEIEVSHSKLTDAQRQHAWLSMQQGSGAILLGTRSALFTPLPRLGLIILDEEHDASFKQQESFRFSARDVAIVRAKLANVPALLGSATPSLESLYNAQAGRYRLLRLPNRAGNAAAPAVRLLDIRNKPLQEGISEPLLAEIRQTLEKGEQVLLFLNRRGFAPRLICHDCGWVARCTHCDANLVIHFREQKLRCHHCDAEQPLVKSCLSCTGSTLRPLGLGTERVEQILPGLFPDKAVVRLDRDTTQRKGSLENYLKQINEGRADIILGTQMLAKGHHFPNVTLVAILDTDSGLYSIDFHAAERLAQMIVQVIGRAGRADKPGSVILQTRHPGHPLLTTLIREGYNGFARQALAERKAAALPPFSHQALFRVQAGDPFKPKAFLEAVKNLAAAGQTGGTLVLGPVAAPMAKRAGSYRYQLLLQDANRQALQRLLDRLLPEIDKIKKEKNLRWSLDVDPVDLY; encoded by the coding sequence ATGGCAAAGTTGCAGGAAAAGGCAGCGCCGATTCTCCGCGTGGCGGTCGATGTGCCGCTGTACCGTTTATTCGATTACGAAATCCCGGAAACAATCGCCACGGAACGGCTGAAGCCCGGCCTTCGCCTGTCGGTGCCGTTCGGCAGGGTTCAAAAGACCGGTTATCTGGTCAGCCTGGAGGAGCGCAGTGAAGTGAGCGGAGTCCGGCTGAAACCCATAGCCGGCGTGCTCGATCGGGAACCTTTGCTGTCGCCGGGCGATTTGCGTCTCCTGCATTGGGCGGCGCGCTACTATCATCATCCGCTCGGCGAAGTTTTTGCTTCGGCGTTTCCCTCGGGGCTTCGGCAGGGCAGGGCTGCCGTGCTCGGGCGGCCGGCACGGTATGTGCTGACCGCCCAAGGCCGGGAGTTCGAACCGGGATTATTGCAGAGAGCACCGAGGCAGAAGCTGTTGCTGGAAGCATTCCGGCAGTGCCCGGACGGTCTATCCGAGGCCGAACTGGCGGCGTCGGTCGATAATTGGCGGCCCGCCCTGAAGCAACTGGCGGCAAAAGCGCTGTTGCAGCTTGATGATGCCGAGATAGCGTTCGCCGTTGCCGAATCGCCGCCGGTCAAAGGCAATCCGGTCGTATGCAACCCCGAGCAGACGGCCGCCGTCGCCGAGGTTTGCGCGGGGCTTGACCGTTTCGGCGTATTCCTGCTCGAAGGCGTGACCGGCAGCGGCAAAACCGAAGTGTACATGCAGATCATTGGGAAGGTGCTCGAACGCGGCCTGCAGGTGCTGGTGCTGCTGCCCGAAATCACCCTGACGCCGCAGCTCGAGAACCGCTTTAGGCAGCGTTTTGCGGTCGAGATCGAAGTCTCGCACTCGAAACTGACCGACGCCCAGCGCCAGCATGCCTGGCTATCGATGCAGCAGGGCTCCGGCGCGATTCTGCTCGGCACGCGCTCGGCGCTGTTTACGCCGCTGCCGAGGCTCGGCCTGATCATTCTGGACGAGGAGCATGACGCCTCCTTCAAGCAGCAGGAAAGCTTTCGTTTTTCGGCCCGCGATGTCGCGATCGTCCGCGCCAAACTGGCCAATGTGCCGGCGTTGCTCGGCTCGGCGACGCCCTCGCTGGAAAGCCTGTATAACGCGCAAGCGGGGCGCTACCGCCTGCTGCGGCTGCCTAACCGCGCCGGCAACGCGGCGGCGCCTGCGGTCCGCTTGCTCGACATCCGCAACAAGCCCCTGCAAGAAGGCATTTCCGAACCGTTACTTGCGGAGATCCGGCAGACGTTGGAGAAGGGCGAACAGGTGCTGTTGTTTCTGAACCGGCGCGGCTTCGCGCCGAGGCTGATCTGCCACGACTGCGGCTGGGTTGCTCGTTGCACTCATTGCGATGCGAATCTGGTGATCCATTTCCGCGAACAAAAGCTGCGCTGCCACCATTGCGATGCCGAACAGCCGCTGGTCAAAAGCTGCCTTTCGTGCACCGGCAGCACCTTGAGGCCGCTCGGACTCGGCACCGAACGGGTCGAACAAATCCTGCCCGGGCTGTTTCCGGATAAAGCGGTCGTCCGGCTCGACCGCGACACCACGCAGCGCAAAGGCTCGCTCGAAAACTACCTGAAGCAGATCAACGAAGGCCGGGCGGACATCATCCTGGGCACGCAGATGCTCGCGAAAGGCCATCATTTTCCGAATGTGACCCTGGTCGCGATCCTCGACACCGACAGCGGTCTGTACAGCATCGATTTTCATGCCGCCGAAAGACTCGCGCAGATGATCGTCCAGGTGATCGGGCGCGCCGGCAGGGCGGACAAGCCCGGTTCCGTCATCCTGCAGACCCGGCATCCCGGGCATCCGTTGTTGACCACGCTGATTCGCGAGGGTTACAACGGTTTCGCGAGGCAGGCATTGGCCGAGCGCAAGGCGGCCGCGCTGCCGCCGTTCAGTCATCAGGCGCTGTTTCGGGTTCAGGCGGGCGATCCCTTCAAACCCAAGGCGTTTCTGGAAGCAGTGAAGAATCTGGCCGCCGCCGGGCAGACCGGCGGAACGCTGGTGCTGGGGCCAGTGGCCGCGCCGATGGCGAAGCGGGCCGGTTCGTACCGTTACCAGCTGCTGCTGCAGGATGCGAACCGCCAGGCGTTGCAGCGATTGCTGGATCGCCTGCTGCCTGAAATCGACAAAATCAAAAAGGAAAAAAATCTGCGCTGGTCGCTCGATGTCGATCCGGTGGATTTGTATTGA